The genomic DNA CGGTCGAGCAACATGAGGATCGGCGTCACCGGGAGCCGGCCCTTGCCTTCCTCGAGCCGCAGGTCGAGGCAGGTGGCGATGCCGCCGAGGTTCCCGATCTGCATGTCGAGGATGACCAGGTCCGGGTTGTCGGCGCTCGCCGCGGCCAACACGTCGGCCCCCGCCCGCACCCGACGGATCGTGGTGTCGGGCTCGATCAGGGCGGCGGCGACTTCGTCGAAGGCCCAGTCGGCGTCGGTGGCAAGCAGCACGTCGGTCACGAGCGGCGAGGATAACCGCGCCGCCTCCGATGGCTCCATCCGGGTCTGGTCCGGGACGGGCCCGCAGCGAGCTCGGCGACCTCTGATCCGGTGCGCGCCCACCGAGCGGGCGGGGGCGGCCGCTCCGGGCGACCCACCTTGTAAGGTCGACCCGTCGATCCCCACCCTCCCTGGAGGACGCGTGCTCGAGATCGAAGTGGTCGAAGAGGCGGCCGGCCACACCTTGTGTCGTCCGGTCGGTGAGCTGGACGCCTACACCGTCGGGCAGTTCCGTGAGGCGCTGAGCTCGGTGTCCACGGCCCCCAGGTTGCTGATCGACCTGTCGGAGGTCCCGTTCATGGACTCGGCAGGCCTCGGCGCGTTGATCGGTGGCATCCGGCGGGTGCGCGAAGCGGGCGGCGAGGTTGCGGTGTCGTGCAGCCGCCCCACCCTCACCCGCCTGCTCCACACCACCGGCTTCGACCGGATCGTGCCGGTCACCGAATCGGTCGACGAAGCCGTGGCGGTGCTCAACGGCCAGGCCGACGAGGACGACAGCTCGTCGTAGCCCCACCGCCGATCGGCGGATGCCCCGACCGGTCGAGGCTGGTCAGGCCGGTTCGACGAACAGGTGGCCGGCCAGCTCTGCCAAGCCCACCAGGTCGTGCACGTCGGAGCTGAGGAACGGCACTCGCACCACGGCCGACGATCCGATCGACTCGGACAGGCCGACGAGGTGCTGTTCCTCGCGCTCGGCCACGAGCGCGAAGTCGGCGAGGTTGCGGTACAGGTCGCCGAGGTCGGACCCGGCGTGCCCGTCGGCGAGCGCTCGCACGGCGCCGGGGGGCGCGTCGGTGAACTTGGGGTGCATGCGGTTGACGATGAGGGCCCGCACGGGCAGCCCAGCTTCCCGCAACCGGTCGGCGAAGAACTGCGCTTCTTCGACCGTGTCGCGCTTGGGTGACGCCACCAGGACGTAGCTGGTCGACGGATCGGTCAGCAGCTCCAGAACCTCGTTGGCGCGGGCGCGAAAACCTTCTTCCATCCCTTGGAAAGCGGAGAAGAAGGCCAGCGCGTCGTCGAGCACCTCGCCGCCGACCACTTTCGACAACGTTCGGAGGAACGCTTGAGCGGCCACGTTGACGGCCCGCATCATCCCGCGGGTCGGGGCCATGAGCGTGCGGTACAGGCGATGGTCGA from Acidimicrobiales bacterium includes the following:
- a CDS encoding STAS domain-containing protein; this translates as MLEIEVVEEAAGHTLCRPVGELDAYTVGQFREALSSVSTAPRLLIDLSEVPFMDSAGLGALIGGIRRVREAGGEVAVSCSRPTLTRLLHTTGFDRIVPVTESVDEAVAVLNGQADEDDSSS
- a CDS encoding ArsA family ATPase, whose translation is MSPRKATTPESAEPTEAATGEDVVPDAQPTTLDELVRSSTILITCGSGGVGKTTTAAVLAMEAAKVGRRAVVVTIDPAKRLADALGLSGSIDNTPRQIPGDWAGELWAVMLDTKSTFDELVQRYSTEPEQAERILGNRFYRNISGALSGTQEYMAMEKLHELHANSSFDLVVVDTPPTRHALDFLDAPRRLTRFLDHRLYRTLMAPTRGMMRAVNVAAQAFLRTLSKVVGGEVLDDALAFFSAFQGMEEGFRARANEVLELLTDPSTSYVLVASPKRDTVEEAQFFADRLREAGLPVRALIVNRMHPKFTDAPPGAVRALADGHAGSDLGDLYRNLADFALVAEREEQHLVGLSESIGSSAVVRVPFLSSDVHDLVGLAELAGHLFVEPA
- a CDS encoding response regulator, with translation MTDVLLATDADWAFDEVAAALIEPDTTIRRVRAGADVLAAASADNPDLVILDMQIGNLGGIATCLDLRLEEGKGRLPVTPILMLLDRDADLFLAKRSQADGWLFKPIDAFRLRKASQALLAGGEYKEQPRTPVGS